From Oreochromis niloticus isolate F11D_XX linkage group LG14, O_niloticus_UMD_NMBU, whole genome shotgun sequence, one genomic window encodes:
- the LOC109195489 gene encoding uncharacterized protein LOC109195489 isoform X1: MLLKVKYQSSKKYIRLQPGFTYLEFISEVKNKFGLPDVTELHIFDETDTAVEEDIFLELIEANPDICLTVCDSAAGDAHSTSSSLTDTMSLSSSDSDLHRDLGIPVTGSRLSTGAKNKPTTEVSESEAAKEMVENALRIKPGGEDVLEEYKSEKSLQHRTRRQLVNILASHMTEMHGRIPSRKQKEKYALGIITLFPSLKDPFSPKGYEHFYDGEKGTGYLAWRLKTMSRSRDRRPEKVATSPQAQGPNRRRSTVTVPQQLDGDACREAVSFLLHCNDETVIFEKMKMTFQHRQNLVHDPQRTTDVLKTFPRFLDIKGLLNQDFQLLFGAETASKLLEKWEIAFKHKIIDEARHLTRSAEVHQLLKAAEKLATNDETNWDSDMASLLLLLHLLPPTAGRKRTKISPCDAVDKMVHFHKSNCSIDEHLRKREGKQPYILAVGRTQNNIHQFYIVVDKHLIPCQATSSLGAFDELFKSHYVFNLSYDESLVQLYTH; this comes from the exons ATGTTGCTGAAAGTCAAGTACCAAAGTTCCAAGAAGTACATACGGTTACAGCCAGGTTTCACATACTTGGAGTTCATCAGTGAAG TGAAAAACAAGTTTGGACTTCCTGATGTTACTGAACTGCACATTTTTGATGAGACTGACACAGCGGTGGAGGAAGACATCTTTCTTGAACTTATAGAGGCCAATCCTGACATATGCCTGACTGTATGTGACAGTGCAGCAGGAGATG ctCATTCAACATCATCGTCCCTCACGGATACCATGTCTCTGTCCTCAAGTGACAGTGATCTTCACAGAGATTTGGGGATCCCCGTTACTGGAAGTAGACTGAGCACTGGGGCCAAGAACAAGCCTACCACAGAAGTTTCAGAGTCAGAGGCTGCAAAAGAG ATGGTAGAAAATGCATTGCGCATAAAACCTGGAGGTGAGGATGTCTTGGAGGAGTACAAGTCTGAGAAATCACTGCAGCATCGCACGCGCAGGCAGCTTGTTAACATACTAGCTAGTCACATGACTGAGATGCATGG GAGGATTCCTTCACGTAAGCAGAAAGAGAAGTATGCCTTGGGAATCATTACACTTTTTCCTTCGCTGAAGGATCCTTTTTCTCCAAAAGGCTat GAGCACTTCTATGATGGAGAAAAAGGCACAGGATATTTAGCATGGCGCCTCAAAACCATGTCCAGGAGTAGAGATCGGAGGCCAGAGAAGGTAGCCACATCTCCTCAAGCGCAAGGACCAAACCGCAGAAGATCAACAGTGACAGTGCCTCAACAGCTTGATGGAGATGCCTGCAGGGAGGCTGTATCGTTTCTTCTTCACTGTAATGATGAGACAGTCATCTTTGAAAAGATGAAGATGACCTTTCAACATCGGCAGAACCTCGTGCATGATCCACAGAGAACGACAGATGTCCTCAAAACCTTCCCACGATTTTTAGACATCAAGGGACTA CTAAACCAAGACTTCCAACTGTTGTTTGGGGCTGAAACCGCATCTAAGCTCCTTGAGAAGTGGGAAATAGCGTTTAAACACAAGATTATTGATGAGGCCCGACATCTGACTCGATCAGCTGAGGTGCACCAACTTCTGAAAGCTGCTGAGAAACTTGCAACAAATGATGAAACCA ACTGGGACAGTGATATGGCttctctgctgctcctccttCATTTGTTGCCACCCACTGCTGGTCGGAAGAGGACAAAAATTAGTCCATGTGATGCTGTGGACAAAATGGTGCACTTTCATAAG TCAAACTGCAGCATTGATGAACACCTGCGGAAACGAGAGGGAAAGCAGCCATACATCCTTGCTGTGGGCCGCACCCAAAACAACATCCATCAGTTCTACATTGTCGTGGACAAGCACCTTATCCCCTGCCAAGCCACCAGCTCCTTGGGTGCTTTTGATGAATTGTTTAAATCTCACTACGTTTTCAACCTGTCCTATGATGAGTCCCTGGTCCAGCTCTACACACACTGA
- the LOC109195489 gene encoding uncharacterized protein LOC109195489 isoform X2, whose product MLLKVKYQSSKKYIRLQPGFTYLEFISEVKNKFGLPDVTELHIFDETDTAANPDICLTVCDSAAGDAHSTSSSLTDTMSLSSSDSDLHRDLGIPVTGSRLSTGAKNKPTTEVSESEAAKEMVENALRIKPGGEDVLEEYKSEKSLQHRTRRQLVNILASHMTEMHGRIPSRKQKEKYALGIITLFPSLKDPFSPKGYEHFYDGEKGTGYLAWRLKTMSRSRDRRPEKVATSPQAQGPNRRRSTVTVPQQLDGDACREAVSFLLHCNDETVIFEKMKMTFQHRQNLVHDPQRTTDVLKTFPRFLDIKGLLNQDFQLLFGAETASKLLEKWEIAFKHKIIDEARHLTRSAEVHQLLKAAEKLATNDETNWDSDMASLLLLLHLLPPTAGRKRTKISPCDAVDKMVHFHKSNCSIDEHLRKREGKQPYILAVGRTQNNIHQFYIVVDKHLIPCQATSSLGAFDELFKSHYVFNLSYDESLVQLYTH is encoded by the exons ATGTTGCTGAAAGTCAAGTACCAAAGTTCCAAGAAGTACATACGGTTACAGCCAGGTTTCACATACTTGGAGTTCATCAGTGAAG TGAAAAACAAGTTTGGACTTCCTGATGTTACTGAACTGCACATTTTTGATGAGACTGACACAGCG GCCAATCCTGACATATGCCTGACTGTATGTGACAGTGCAGCAGGAGATG ctCATTCAACATCATCGTCCCTCACGGATACCATGTCTCTGTCCTCAAGTGACAGTGATCTTCACAGAGATTTGGGGATCCCCGTTACTGGAAGTAGACTGAGCACTGGGGCCAAGAACAAGCCTACCACAGAAGTTTCAGAGTCAGAGGCTGCAAAAGAG ATGGTAGAAAATGCATTGCGCATAAAACCTGGAGGTGAGGATGTCTTGGAGGAGTACAAGTCTGAGAAATCACTGCAGCATCGCACGCGCAGGCAGCTTGTTAACATACTAGCTAGTCACATGACTGAGATGCATGG GAGGATTCCTTCACGTAAGCAGAAAGAGAAGTATGCCTTGGGAATCATTACACTTTTTCCTTCGCTGAAGGATCCTTTTTCTCCAAAAGGCTat GAGCACTTCTATGATGGAGAAAAAGGCACAGGATATTTAGCATGGCGCCTCAAAACCATGTCCAGGAGTAGAGATCGGAGGCCAGAGAAGGTAGCCACATCTCCTCAAGCGCAAGGACCAAACCGCAGAAGATCAACAGTGACAGTGCCTCAACAGCTTGATGGAGATGCCTGCAGGGAGGCTGTATCGTTTCTTCTTCACTGTAATGATGAGACAGTCATCTTTGAAAAGATGAAGATGACCTTTCAACATCGGCAGAACCTCGTGCATGATCCACAGAGAACGACAGATGTCCTCAAAACCTTCCCACGATTTTTAGACATCAAGGGACTA CTAAACCAAGACTTCCAACTGTTGTTTGGGGCTGAAACCGCATCTAAGCTCCTTGAGAAGTGGGAAATAGCGTTTAAACACAAGATTATTGATGAGGCCCGACATCTGACTCGATCAGCTGAGGTGCACCAACTTCTGAAAGCTGCTGAGAAACTTGCAACAAATGATGAAACCA ACTGGGACAGTGATATGGCttctctgctgctcctccttCATTTGTTGCCACCCACTGCTGGTCGGAAGAGGACAAAAATTAGTCCATGTGATGCTGTGGACAAAATGGTGCACTTTCATAAG TCAAACTGCAGCATTGATGAACACCTGCGGAAACGAGAGGGAAAGCAGCCATACATCCTTGCTGTGGGCCGCACCCAAAACAACATCCATCAGTTCTACATTGTCGTGGACAAGCACCTTATCCCCTGCCAAGCCACCAGCTCCTTGGGTGCTTTTGATGAATTGTTTAAATCTCACTACGTTTTCAACCTGTCCTATGATGAGTCCCTGGTCCAGCTCTACACACACTGA